A section of the Ictalurus punctatus breed USDA103 chromosome 8, Coco_2.0, whole genome shotgun sequence genome encodes:
- the rxfp1 gene encoding relaxin receptor 1 isoform X2, producing MSSLQRNRLRKLNADMFIKYQNLQKLYLQHNRIKVVEPYAFRGLYNLTRLYLSHNRISSLMPGVFQDLHKLEWLILENNKIHHISSLTFSGLSSLVLLVLLNNALTNVDDICLEMPRLNWLDMEENQMEIVDNRTFWSCSMLTVLVLQRNRISHIHEQAFSLLRKLGELDLSSNRIEKISPDLFVNLGDLLQLNISYNPIQELQVDHFDKLHKLKSLSIEGIEIGNIHRRMFEPLKNLTHIYFKKFQYCGYAPHVRSCKPNTDGISSFEDLLANIVLRVFVWVVSATTCFGNIFVICMRSYIRSENKLHAMCIISLCCADGLMGVYLFVIGAYDLKFRGEYNRHAQAWMDSLPCQVVGSLAMLSTEVSVLLLTYLTLEKYICIVYPFRYLAPGRRRTVTILVAIWILGFIIAFLPLVCKGVFRNFYGTNGVCFPLHSEQPETAGAQIYSIVIFLGLNLVAFLIIVLSYGSMFYNIQRTGTQTTKYSNHIKKELTVAKRFFSIVITDSLCWIPIFILKILSLMEVEIPGTISSWVVIFILPINSALNPILYTLTTRPFKETLLQVWTNYRQRRPLLSSHPAHHPSFTWQEMWPLHENSQNVVSPEYLAHPSEMSCTSRTS from the exons ATGTC GTCTTTGCAAAGGAACCGGTTGAGGAAACTGAACGCTGACATGTTCATTAAGTACCAAAATCTTCAGAAGCT ATACCTACAGCACAATCGCATCAAAGTGGTTGAACCCTACGCGTTCCGAGGCCTTTACAACCTGACGCGGCT GTATTTGAGCCACAATCGAATCTCTAGCCTAATGCCAGGCGTATTTCAGGACCTGCACAAACTGGAATGGCT GATTCTGGAAAACAACAAAATCCACCATATTTCCTCTCTGACCTTTTCAGGCTTGAGCTCTCTCGTGCTGCT GGTTCTTTTGAACAACGCTCTGACAAATGTGGATGATATATGCCTGGAGATGCCACGATTAAATTGGCT agataTGGAAGAGAATCAGATGGAGATTGTGGACAATAGAACATTCTGGTCCTGTAGCATGCTTACCGTGCT AGTCCTTCAGAGGAACAGGATCAGTCATATCCACGAGCAAGCGTTCTCTCTGCTGCGCAAGCTGGGCGAGCT AGACTTATCCAGTAACagaattgagaaaatctcaCCGGATCTTTTCGTGAATCTTGGAGACTTGCTGCAGCT GAATATTTCATACAACCCAATTCAGGAGCTTCAAGTGGACCATTTCGACAAACTGCACAAACTGAAGTCATT GAGCATCGAGGGTATCGAGATTGGGAACATTCACAGGAGGATGTTTGAACCTCTGAAAAACCTCACACATAT CTATTTTAAAAAGTTCCAGTATTGTGGCTATGCTCCTCACGTACGCAGCTGCAAGCCCAACACAGATGGCATCTCATCATTTGAGGACCTTCTGGCCAACATTGTGCTGCGTGTCTTTGTCTGGGTCGTGTCTGCCACCACCTGCTTTGGCAACATTTTCGTCATCTGCATGCGCTCGTACATCCGCTCAGAGAACAAGCTTCATGCCATGTGCATCATTTCCCTTTGCT GTGCTGATGGTTTGATGGGTGTCTACTTGTTTGTGATCGGGGCGTACGACCTGAAGTTCCGCGGCGAGTATAACCGCCATGCACAGGCCTGGATGGACAGCTTGCCCTGTCAGGTGGTAGGCTCTCTGGCCATGCTATCCACCGAGGTCTCTGTTCTGCTCCTCACCTACCTCACCTTGGAGAAATACATCTGCATCGTCTACCCGTTCCGCTACCTGGCGCCCGGGCGCAGGCGCACCGTCACCATCCTGGTGGCCATCTGGATCCTGGGCTTCATCATCGCTTTCTTGCCTCTGGTGTGTAAAGGAGTGTTCAGGAACTTCTACGGGACCAATGGGGTTTGTTTTCCTTTGCACTCTGAGCAGCCCGAGACTGCAGGAGCTCAGATCTACTCCATCGTCATCTTTCTGG GCCTGAACCTCGTGGCATTCCTCATCATCGTGTTGTCTTACGGAAGCATGTTTTACAACATCCAGAGAACAGGGACTCAGACaaccaaatacagcaatcacaTCAAGAAAGAGCTCACCGTGGCCAAACGCTTCTTCTCCATCGTCATCACCGATTCCCTGTGCTGGATACCAATTTTCATCCTCAAGATCTTATCCCTCATGGAGGTTGAAATCCCAG GCACCATCAGCTCATGGGTGGTTATCTTCATCCTGCCCATAAACAGTGCTCTAAATCCCATTCTCTACACTCTGACCACACGGCCCTTCAAGGAGACCCTGCTGCAAGTCTGGACCAACTACAGGCAGCGTCGGCCATTGCTCAGCAGTCACCCGGCCCATCATCCTTCCTTTACTTGGCAAGAAATGTGGCCTCTGCATGAAAATAGCCAGAATGTAGTGTCTCCAGAGTACCTGGCACATCCATCTGAGATGTCCTGCACCTCAAGGACTTCCTAG
- the rxfp1 gene encoding relaxin receptor 1 isoform X1, with amino-acid sequence MHICIFGMLLCCASVALTAFNVSEEHGPCPLGYFPCGNLSSCLPQLLHCNGVDDCGNQADEDNCGDNNGWPHLFDKYFGMPSKDAGTKSTTCLLGLVPAECQCRDLELDCNGAHFKDVPAVSTNVTMMSLQRNRLRKLNADMFIKYQNLQKLYLQHNRIKVVEPYAFRGLYNLTRLYLSHNRISSLMPGVFQDLHKLEWLILENNKIHHISSLTFSGLSSLVLLVLLNNALTNVDDICLEMPRLNWLDMEENQMEIVDNRTFWSCSMLTVLVLQRNRISHIHEQAFSLLRKLGELDLSSNRIEKISPDLFVNLGDLLQLNISYNPIQELQVDHFDKLHKLKSLSIEGIEIGNIHRRMFEPLKNLTHIYFKKFQYCGYAPHVRSCKPNTDGISSFEDLLANIVLRVFVWVVSATTCFGNIFVICMRSYIRSENKLHAMCIISLCCADGLMGVYLFVIGAYDLKFRGEYNRHAQAWMDSLPCQVVGSLAMLSTEVSVLLLTYLTLEKYICIVYPFRYLAPGRRRTVTILVAIWILGFIIAFLPLVCKGVFRNFYGTNGVCFPLHSEQPETAGAQIYSIVIFLGLNLVAFLIIVLSYGSMFYNIQRTGTQTTKYSNHIKKELTVAKRFFSIVITDSLCWIPIFILKILSLMEVEIPGTISSWVVIFILPINSALNPILYTLTTRPFKETLLQVWTNYRQRRPLLSSHPAHHPSFTWQEMWPLHENSQNVVSPEYLAHPSEMSCTSRTS; translated from the exons GAGACAACAATGGCTGGCCTCATTTGTTTGACAAATACTTTGGGATGCCCAGTAAAGACGCTGGAACCAAGTCAACCACATGTC TACTTGGGCTCGTACCAGCCGAGTGTCAGTGTAGGGATTTGGAGCTCGACTGCAACGGTGCTCACTTTAAAGACGTCCCTGCGGTATCTACGAACGTCACCATGAT GTCTTTGCAAAGGAACCGGTTGAGGAAACTGAACGCTGACATGTTCATTAAGTACCAAAATCTTCAGAAGCT ATACCTACAGCACAATCGCATCAAAGTGGTTGAACCCTACGCGTTCCGAGGCCTTTACAACCTGACGCGGCT GTATTTGAGCCACAATCGAATCTCTAGCCTAATGCCAGGCGTATTTCAGGACCTGCACAAACTGGAATGGCT GATTCTGGAAAACAACAAAATCCACCATATTTCCTCTCTGACCTTTTCAGGCTTGAGCTCTCTCGTGCTGCT GGTTCTTTTGAACAACGCTCTGACAAATGTGGATGATATATGCCTGGAGATGCCACGATTAAATTGGCT agataTGGAAGAGAATCAGATGGAGATTGTGGACAATAGAACATTCTGGTCCTGTAGCATGCTTACCGTGCT AGTCCTTCAGAGGAACAGGATCAGTCATATCCACGAGCAAGCGTTCTCTCTGCTGCGCAAGCTGGGCGAGCT AGACTTATCCAGTAACagaattgagaaaatctcaCCGGATCTTTTCGTGAATCTTGGAGACTTGCTGCAGCT GAATATTTCATACAACCCAATTCAGGAGCTTCAAGTGGACCATTTCGACAAACTGCACAAACTGAAGTCATT GAGCATCGAGGGTATCGAGATTGGGAACATTCACAGGAGGATGTTTGAACCTCTGAAAAACCTCACACATAT CTATTTTAAAAAGTTCCAGTATTGTGGCTATGCTCCTCACGTACGCAGCTGCAAGCCCAACACAGATGGCATCTCATCATTTGAGGACCTTCTGGCCAACATTGTGCTGCGTGTCTTTGTCTGGGTCGTGTCTGCCACCACCTGCTTTGGCAACATTTTCGTCATCTGCATGCGCTCGTACATCCGCTCAGAGAACAAGCTTCATGCCATGTGCATCATTTCCCTTTGCT GTGCTGATGGTTTGATGGGTGTCTACTTGTTTGTGATCGGGGCGTACGACCTGAAGTTCCGCGGCGAGTATAACCGCCATGCACAGGCCTGGATGGACAGCTTGCCCTGTCAGGTGGTAGGCTCTCTGGCCATGCTATCCACCGAGGTCTCTGTTCTGCTCCTCACCTACCTCACCTTGGAGAAATACATCTGCATCGTCTACCCGTTCCGCTACCTGGCGCCCGGGCGCAGGCGCACCGTCACCATCCTGGTGGCCATCTGGATCCTGGGCTTCATCATCGCTTTCTTGCCTCTGGTGTGTAAAGGAGTGTTCAGGAACTTCTACGGGACCAATGGGGTTTGTTTTCCTTTGCACTCTGAGCAGCCCGAGACTGCAGGAGCTCAGATCTACTCCATCGTCATCTTTCTGG GCCTGAACCTCGTGGCATTCCTCATCATCGTGTTGTCTTACGGAAGCATGTTTTACAACATCCAGAGAACAGGGACTCAGACaaccaaatacagcaatcacaTCAAGAAAGAGCTCACCGTGGCCAAACGCTTCTTCTCCATCGTCATCACCGATTCCCTGTGCTGGATACCAATTTTCATCCTCAAGATCTTATCCCTCATGGAGGTTGAAATCCCAG GCACCATCAGCTCATGGGTGGTTATCTTCATCCTGCCCATAAACAGTGCTCTAAATCCCATTCTCTACACTCTGACCACACGGCCCTTCAAGGAGACCCTGCTGCAAGTCTGGACCAACTACAGGCAGCGTCGGCCATTGCTCAGCAGTCACCCGGCCCATCATCCTTCCTTTACTTGGCAAGAAATGTGGCCTCTGCATGAAAATAGCCAGAATGTAGTGTCTCCAGAGTACCTGGCACATCCATCTGAGATGTCCTGCACCTCAAGGACTTCCTAG